One genomic region from Magallana gigas chromosome 3, xbMagGiga1.1, whole genome shotgun sequence encodes:
- the LOC105317664 gene encoding uncharacterized protein isoform X3 has product MLIMVYLKPIPTMNYRAVFTLCFLIIQLGILVYITLLFYPNYEKGSRICFKKEDDEAQRLKYRLHGMQKLLKLVYRKAKVGNSREESCDIETAILFLKKNNVSKTVFTNTFEDFAPLGGRDWSFKTYIPCSNKSLEVNGTSKELIRSQFIPSCVNYDVKLEARENLNESLKFPEYGGIYLDTDQLLFTSLDKFRERECTMGVASDGYLGSAVIIASKNSAFIKKWMDSYSAYKPNSWGQNSVIMATKLAKQNPNLIHLERHYCSFYPHPTYLFKQNYKWSHSYGLHIYKPGREKQLKQLNFSSIRKLNNTLGAAFRFVLFDNKELCL; this is encoded by the exons ATGCTCATTATGGTATATTTAAAGCCTATCCCAACCATGAATTACAG gGCCGTCTTCACACTGTGTTTTTTGATAATCCAATTAGGTATCCTTGTTTATATCACTTTGTTATTCTATCCAAACTATGAAAAAGGTAGTAGgatttgtttcaaaaaagagGATGATGAAGCACAAAGACTAAAATATAGACTTCATGGGATGCAGAAACTGTTAAAATTAGTATACAGGAAAGCAAAAGTTGGGAACAGCCGGGAGGAATCTTGTGATATTGAAACAGCCATATTATTcttgaagaaaaataatgtgTCCAAAACAGTATTCACGAACACATTTGAAG attttgcACCCTTAGGAGGTAGAGACTGGAGCTTTAAAACATACATTCCTTGCTCAAACAAATCATTAGAGGTCAATGGAACCAGTAAAGAACTGATTCGGAGCCAATTTATACCTTCGTGTGTCAATTATGACGTAAAATTGGAAGCGAGAGAAAACTTAAATGAGTCTTTGAAATTTCCTG AATATGGAGGGATTTATCTTGATACTGACCAACTGCTGTTTACATCCTTAGACAAGTTCCGTGAAAGAGAGTGTACCATGGGAGTGGCGTCGGACGGTTATCTCGGAAGTGCGGTGATTATAGCTAGTAAAAACTCAGCATTTATCAAAAAATGGATGGACAGCTACTCCGCTTACAAACCAAACTCATGGGGGCAAAACTCTGTAATCATGGCAACTAAACTGGCTAAACAGAATCCCAATCTTATTCACTTAGAAAGGCATTACTGTTCATTTTATCCACACCCTACCtatctatttaaacaaaattacaaatggTCACATAGCTATGGACTCCATATATACAAGCCAGGACGCGAAAAACAGTTGAAACAATTAAACTTTTCCAGCATTAGGAAACTGAACAATACACTGGGGGCAGCTTTCCGGTTCGTTCTCTTTGATAATAAGGAACTATGTTTGTGA
- the LOC105317664 gene encoding uncharacterized protein isoform X1 translates to MLIMVYLKPIPTMNYRAVFTLCFLIIQLGILVYITLLFYPNYEKGSRICFKKEDDEAQRLKYRLHGMQKLLKLVYRKAKVGNSREESCDIETAILFLKKNNVSKTVFTNTFEDFAPLGGRDWSFKTYIPCSNKSLEVNGTSKELIRSQFIPSCVNYDVKLEARENLNESLKFPGTCLKQVIDKFCTTQFLVPNILHYIWLGKGKFEFIFFVSIFSGYKKQHPCLIFLYYDTLPSGKWWNLLLLYVSNIIPVSVNPPSKIGNRKIVFVEHKSDILRLQILREYGGIYLDTDQLLFTSLDKFRERECTMGVASDGYLGSAVIIASKNSAFIKKWMDSYSAYKPNSWGQNSVIMATKLAKQNPNLIHLERHYCSFYPHPTYLFKQNYKWSHSYGLHIYKPGREKQLKQLNFSSIRKLNNTLGAAFRFVLFDNKELCL, encoded by the exons ATGCTCATTATGGTATATTTAAAGCCTATCCCAACCATGAATTACAG gGCCGTCTTCACACTGTGTTTTTTGATAATCCAATTAGGTATCCTTGTTTATATCACTTTGTTATTCTATCCAAACTATGAAAAAGGTAGTAGgatttgtttcaaaaaagagGATGATGAAGCACAAAGACTAAAATATAGACTTCATGGGATGCAGAAACTGTTAAAATTAGTATACAGGAAAGCAAAAGTTGGGAACAGCCGGGAGGAATCTTGTGATATTGAAACAGCCATATTATTcttgaagaaaaataatgtgTCCAAAACAGTATTCACGAACACATTTGAAG attttgcACCCTTAGGAGGTAGAGACTGGAGCTTTAAAACATACATTCCTTGCTCAAACAAATCATTAGAGGTCAATGGAACCAGTAAAGAACTGATTCGGAGCCAATTTATACCTTCGTGTGTCAATTATGACGTAAAATTGGAAGCGAGAGAAAACTTAAATGAGTCTTTGAAATTTCCTGGTACGTGTCTCAAACAAGTTATCGACAAGTTTTGTACAACACAATTTTTAGTTCCAAATATTTTACACTACATTTGGTTGGGAAAAGGAAAATTTGAGTTCATATTTTTTGTTAGCATCTTTAGTGGTTATAAAAAACAACACccttgtttgatatttttgtattaCGATACGTTACCATCGGGTAAATGGTGGAATCTTTTACTCCTGTATGTGTCTAACATCATACCAGTTAGTGTGAACCCTCCATCAAAAATAGGAAACCGGAAGATCGTATTTGTTGAGCACAAGTCGGACATACTCAGGCTGCAGATTCTGAGAG AATATGGAGGGATTTATCTTGATACTGACCAACTGCTGTTTACATCCTTAGACAAGTTCCGTGAAAGAGAGTGTACCATGGGAGTGGCGTCGGACGGTTATCTCGGAAGTGCGGTGATTATAGCTAGTAAAAACTCAGCATTTATCAAAAAATGGATGGACAGCTACTCCGCTTACAAACCAAACTCATGGGGGCAAAACTCTGTAATCATGGCAACTAAACTGGCTAAACAGAATCCCAATCTTATTCACTTAGAAAGGCATTACTGTTCATTTTATCCACACCCTACCtatctatttaaacaaaattacaaatggTCACATAGCTATGGACTCCATATATACAAGCCAGGACGCGAAAAACAGTTGAAACAATTAAACTTTTCCAGCATTAGGAAACTGAACAATACACTGGGGGCAGCTTTCCGGTTCGTTCTCTTTGATAATAAGGAACTATGTTTGTGA
- the LOC105317664 gene encoding uncharacterized protein isoform X2, whose translation MLIMVYLKPIPTMNYRAVFTLCFLIIQLGILVYITLLFYPNYEKGSRICFKKEDDEAQRLKYRLHGMQKLLKLVYRKAKVGNSREESCDIETAILFLKKNNVSKTVFTNTFEDFAPLGGRDWSFKTYIPCSNKSLEVNGTSKELIRSQFIPSCVNYDVKLEARENLNESLKFPVSVNPPSKIGNRKIVFVEHKSDILRLQILREYGGIYLDTDQLLFTSLDKFRERECTMGVASDGYLGSAVIIASKNSAFIKKWMDSYSAYKPNSWGQNSVIMATKLAKQNPNLIHLERHYCSFYPHPTYLFKQNYKWSHSYGLHIYKPGREKQLKQLNFSSIRKLNNTLGAAFRFVLFDNKELCL comes from the exons ATGCTCATTATGGTATATTTAAAGCCTATCCCAACCATGAATTACAG gGCCGTCTTCACACTGTGTTTTTTGATAATCCAATTAGGTATCCTTGTTTATATCACTTTGTTATTCTATCCAAACTATGAAAAAGGTAGTAGgatttgtttcaaaaaagagGATGATGAAGCACAAAGACTAAAATATAGACTTCATGGGATGCAGAAACTGTTAAAATTAGTATACAGGAAAGCAAAAGTTGGGAACAGCCGGGAGGAATCTTGTGATATTGAAACAGCCATATTATTcttgaagaaaaataatgtgTCCAAAACAGTATTCACGAACACATTTGAAG attttgcACCCTTAGGAGGTAGAGACTGGAGCTTTAAAACATACATTCCTTGCTCAAACAAATCATTAGAGGTCAATGGAACCAGTAAAGAACTGATTCGGAGCCAATTTATACCTTCGTGTGTCAATTATGACGTAAAATTGGAAGCGAGAGAAAACTTAAATGAGTCTTTGAAATTTCCTG TTAGTGTGAACCCTCCATCAAAAATAGGAAACCGGAAGATCGTATTTGTTGAGCACAAGTCGGACATACTCAGGCTGCAGATTCTGAGAG AATATGGAGGGATTTATCTTGATACTGACCAACTGCTGTTTACATCCTTAGACAAGTTCCGTGAAAGAGAGTGTACCATGGGAGTGGCGTCGGACGGTTATCTCGGAAGTGCGGTGATTATAGCTAGTAAAAACTCAGCATTTATCAAAAAATGGATGGACAGCTACTCCGCTTACAAACCAAACTCATGGGGGCAAAACTCTGTAATCATGGCAACTAAACTGGCTAAACAGAATCCCAATCTTATTCACTTAGAAAGGCATTACTGTTCATTTTATCCACACCCTACCtatctatttaaacaaaattacaaatggTCACATAGCTATGGACTCCATATATACAAGCCAGGACGCGAAAAACAGTTGAAACAATTAAACTTTTCCAGCATTAGGAAACTGAACAATACACTGGGGGCAGCTTTCCGGTTCGTTCTCTTTGATAATAAGGAACTATGTTTGTGA